One stretch of Rosistilla oblonga DNA includes these proteins:
- a CDS encoding NAD-dependent epimerase/dehydratase family protein, producing MPKRALITGGAGFIGSHLAEKLLAQGMHVTIVDDLSTGRFENIAALEPRDDVQIIIDTVFNESLVADLIQRSDVVYHLASAVGVKLIIDQPVKTIETIVGGTEIVLRHCSRFRRPVLITSTSEVYGKGSKIPFHEEDDLVTGATSRHRWAYACSKTLDEFLALAHHRETQLPVAIVRLFNTVGPRQTGQYGMVVPNFVQSALKGKPLVVHGDGTQSRCFAHVADVVGALVEIMSTPKCYGQVVNIGNDEEVSINQLAQRVVELTGSSSQIEKISYDAAYGDGFEDMQRRVPCLQRAADLIGYKPTRDLEQIIRDVAASFAE from the coding sequence ATGCCCAAACGAGCTTTGATTACTGGCGGGGCGGGTTTTATTGGCAGCCACTTGGCCGAGAAACTGCTCGCCCAAGGGATGCATGTCACGATCGTCGACGACCTCTCGACGGGTCGCTTCGAAAACATCGCCGCGTTGGAACCACGCGACGACGTGCAGATCATCATCGATACCGTCTTTAATGAGTCGTTGGTCGCCGACCTGATCCAGAGATCGGACGTCGTCTACCACCTCGCTTCCGCGGTCGGCGTGAAATTGATCATCGACCAACCCGTCAAAACGATCGAAACGATCGTCGGCGGGACCGAGATCGTGTTGCGGCACTGCAGCCGTTTCCGCCGCCCGGTCCTGATCACCAGCACCAGCGAAGTCTACGGCAAGGGTTCCAAGATCCCGTTCCACGAAGAGGACGATCTGGTAACCGGAGCGACCAGCCGCCATCGCTGGGCCTACGCCTGCTCAAAAACTCTCGACGAATTCCTCGCCCTGGCACATCACCGCGAGACGCAGTTGCCCGTCGCCATCGTGCGGCTGTTCAACACCGTCGGGCCGCGGCAGACCGGGCAATACGGAATGGTTGTCCCCAATTTCGTCCAGTCTGCCTTGAAGGGGAAACCGCTGGTCGTGCACGGCGATGGGACGCAGAGTCGCTGTTTCGCGCACGTCGCCGATGTCGTCGGCGCCTTGGTGGAAATCATGTCGACGCCCAAGTGCTACGGGCAGGTCGTGAACATCGGCAACGACGAAGAGGTATCGATCAACCAACTGGCCCAGCGAGTCGTCGAGCTGACCGGCAGCAGCAGCCAGATCGAAAAGATCTCCTACGACGCAGCCTATGGAGACGGGTTCGAGGACATGCAGCGACGCGTGCCGTGTCTGCAGCGAGCTGCCGATCTGATCGGTTACAAACCGACTCGCGACTTGGAGCAGATCATCCGCGACGTCGCAGCTTCTTTTGCCGAGTGA
- a CDS encoding polysaccharide biosynthesis protein gives MTPAFALATLSAYLLRFESAAFSTYLAEMQIVIPAAVAIKICVFGLLRMTRAWHDYVTFIDLLRLARATAVSAAFLALADSMFRDNGLLPRSIIVIDACLTTLFVGSMLSIRRVLRERKTLAKIDTSSQTRVLIAGLNETGEAFLRAIRRGSEASFQVVGIVAEKPRLVGREINGVPVVATFQEIVTAAQQNNVETVLVVDGELSPENLRSVVNDCRQHEIEVRVIPSVSRIVAGQVGFHPREVDIEDLLGRDAVDLDQDQLNRWLSDRVLMVTGSCGSIGSEIARQLLKFAPRKLLLVDRSETGQFHLGNELQEAIDAGIAEVIVGDITDTQRMREIVSENRPAIMFHAAAYKHVPLMEQHPSEAVKNITKATCGLVDLAHLYDVESFVMISTDKAVNPTSVMGCCKRVAELYVQAKAAHSSCHFVTVRFGNVLGSAGSVVPTFRRQIAEGGPVTITHPDMTRYFMTIPEASQLVIQAGAMGRGGEIFVLDMGQPVKIVSLAEDLIRLSGLEVHKDIELKFTGLRPGEKLYEELYIDDEKRLQTVHPKILIAESEQLALKDVIRHIAELVEAAESDSSAVRAKLKTIVPRYQYDAPLSESATAGSKLSTAASRAA, from the coding sequence TTGACGCCAGCCTTTGCCCTGGCGACGCTATCAGCCTACCTGCTGCGATTTGAATCGGCAGCATTCTCCACCTACCTGGCGGAGATGCAGATCGTGATCCCCGCGGCGGTTGCTATCAAGATCTGCGTCTTCGGACTGCTGCGGATGACCCGCGCCTGGCACGATTACGTCACCTTCATCGATCTGCTGCGACTGGCTCGCGCGACGGCAGTTAGCGCCGCTTTTCTGGCGTTGGCCGATTCGATGTTCCGGGATAATGGTCTGCTGCCGCGCAGCATCATCGTGATCGACGCCTGCTTAACCACGCTGTTTGTCGGCAGCATGCTGTCGATTCGGCGGGTGCTGCGCGAACGCAAAACGCTCGCCAAGATCGATACCAGCTCGCAAACACGTGTCCTGATTGCGGGACTGAACGAAACCGGCGAAGCCTTCCTGCGAGCGATCCGCCGCGGCAGCGAAGCCAGTTTCCAAGTCGTCGGAATCGTCGCGGAAAAGCCCCGATTGGTAGGGCGTGAAATCAACGGCGTGCCAGTCGTCGCCACCTTCCAAGAGATCGTCACCGCCGCCCAACAAAACAACGTCGAAACCGTGCTAGTTGTCGACGGCGAACTGTCGCCCGAAAACCTCCGCTCGGTCGTCAACGATTGCCGCCAGCATGAGATCGAAGTCCGCGTGATCCCAAGCGTCAGCCGGATCGTGGCGGGCCAAGTCGGTTTCCACCCCCGCGAGGTCGATATCGAAGACCTGTTGGGCCGCGATGCAGTCGACCTCGACCAAGATCAATTAAATCGCTGGCTCAGCGACCGCGTCTTGATGGTCACCGGCAGCTGCGGATCGATCGGTTCGGAGATCGCTCGCCAGTTGCTCAAGTTCGCTCCGCGCAAGCTGTTGTTAGTCGACCGATCTGAAACCGGCCAATTCCACCTCGGCAACGAACTGCAAGAAGCGATCGACGCGGGAATCGCCGAAGTCATCGTCGGCGACATCACCGACACCCAACGGATGCGAGAGATCGTCAGCGAAAACCGCCCCGCGATCATGTTCCACGCCGCCGCGTATAAGCACGTGCCGCTGATGGAACAGCACCCGTCGGAAGCTGTTAAAAACATCACCAAGGCGACGTGCGGATTGGTCGACCTGGCTCACCTGTACGACGTCGAATCGTTTGTGATGATCTCGACCGACAAAGCTGTCAATCCGACAAGCGTGATGGGCTGCTGCAAACGCGTTGCGGAACTGTACGTGCAAGCCAAGGCGGCGCATTCCAGTTGCCACTTCGTCACCGTTCGCTTCGGCAACGTCCTCGGATCGGCTGGCAGCGTCGTGCCGACCTTCCGCCGCCAGATCGCCGAAGGAGGCCCCGTTACGATCACACATCCCGATATGACGCGGTACTTCATGACGATCCCCGAGGCGAGCCAGTTGGTGATCCAAGCGGGAGCGATGGGCCGCGGCGGCGAGATCTTTGTGTTGGACATGGGCCAACCGGTCAAGATCGTCTCGCTGGCCGAGGACCTGATCCGGCTCTCGGGACTGGAAGTCCATAAGGACATCGAGCTGAAATTCACCGGCCTGCGTCCTGGCGAGAAGCTGTACGAAGAACTATATATTGACGACGAGAAGCGTCTGCAGACGGTGCACCCGAAAATCTTGATCGCCGAAAGCGAACAATTGGCACTCAAAGACGTAATTAGGCATATCGCTGAACTGGTCGAAGCCGCGGAATCCGATTCGTCGGCGGTTCGGGCCAAACTGAAAACGATCGTGCCGCGATACCAATACGACGCCCCTCTGTCGGAATCGGCAACTGCCGGATCGAAGCTATCGACGGCTGCCAGCCGCGCGGCTTAG